The DNA sequence ACGCGCGCATCGTCTTGACGAGCTCGTACGGCGCGACCAGGTTGTCGACGCGCGACGCGTCGAGCCGCACGCGGCAGCCGTCCGTTTCGCTCTGCACGCCCATCTGGTTCAGGACCTTCAGCGTGGTGCGCACGTCCTTCAGGTTCGGCACGTTGTCGAGCTCGACGGGCTCGGCGCTGAGCAGGCCCGCACAGAGAATCGGCAGCGCCGCATTCTTCGCGCCCGACACGACGATCTCGCCGGACAGCCGGCGACCGCCTTCGATCACCAGCTTGTCCATCCCGTGTCCCTGCGATTCCCCGTTGGCGGCCGGGTGTGCCGTGGCGACGCTCTCGACGGCGTCGCGCTCGTTGGCGGTGACTTGCACTCAGTGGTTCCGGTTATGCGTTCTGCCATTCGGCGGGCGTCAGCGTCTTCATGCTGAGCGCGTGGATTTCCTGCTTCATGCGATCGCCGAGCGCCGCATAGACGAGCTGGTGCCGCTGGATCGGTCGCTTGCCTTCGAAGGCCGCCGACACGATCGTCGCGAAGAAATGCTGGCCGTCGCCTTCGACTTCCAGATGGGTGCAGGCGAGACCGCCGGCGATGTATTGCTTGACCTGTTCGGGAGTCGGCAACATGAGGGGCTCCTGTCGGCGCGCGCCGCCCGCGGCGGCCGCTGCCTGT is a window from the Burkholderia vietnamiensis LMG 10929 genome containing:
- a CDS encoding BolA family protein, with product MLPTPEQVKQYIAGGLACTHLEVEGDGQHFFATIVSAAFEGKRPIQRHQLVYAALGDRMKQEIHALSMKTLTPAEWQNA